Part of the Triplophysa dalaica isolate WHDGS20190420 chromosome 23, ASM1584641v1, whole genome shotgun sequence genome is shown below.
gagcagacAGAGTTGTTATGTGGCGTTAAATGTAACGGttgtgcttgtgttagtgtgtaaccactcgtgtctgtgtttttacagacaaatggatctatggcagaacaatcccgcggaacaagaccaacatgaagctttgatGAACACGTCAAAgcttttcattgtaaataactgtacataatgtaaataaaatagcataagaatgaatttgagtctgaatttttctaagcatagactttttattgatctgggtcagctttaaaagctgcttttgtaaacaatatagatacagaaaagtgttttatcagcaaacacatcactttactttttatgaatgtatgtaccatatcgaacactttacattgctcataaaatgttcctgtagctcagatttgtttgtattgcaaaggtcaggaattagattctcagggaacacatgttgatagaatctacaactttaatgcaacctgaagtcactttggataaaaagcaaacaagaggcaaacatgaattttaagagCCAAGCTTGTGTACGTTTAGTGGGATTTTGTATGACGCCTTGAAAGTTaattgaagaatgtaaatgtttcgtaGGATTGTGCAGGATACaatgatataaatgaaaacaagaatgttatttggcttttaaacagctttatttacaatgcattcataCCAAGTTAAAGACCAAACAGTCAACTAAATTTTAACATACAGCATTCATGCGTCAAGAGATTAACTGAGAGTCTTCACAGCCATTTCCCTGATGTCAATGACACACTAAAACCCAGAGCCTGCCTTGTTGTTCAACATCATAGAGCCCGTCATCCTATGACGTAACACCATCCATGAAAGTTGCATTCAACCTTTGACGAAGTGGTCACTACACGTACTCTGGCGAAAGTTACGGCTCTTCATCTGCGTTTTGCGCTTCAGAAAAGCAGtgacgtgacgtcatgtgaaaacgaCATTCGAACGATATCTTAAAagaatctgtaaaaatattaaactcgcAGACGTAAATAAGTTTATACgacacaaaataatgcaatggaaaagctgaaaattaaataaaaatgtattagtaacaGTTAAGAAATACGAATCTGTAAATccatcgttttgtgtagaattttaaatcGGCCTAATtcgtaaaacattaaaaatcgctttaaaaactaaaagtctaatagccggtttcagtaataaaaaatctacaaatgaataaattagatgaataataaatgaatataaataatgcattaatcatACCGTTATGTTGTAGGGCACGCGCAGCTTGGGAGAAGgcgttcattgagcctacgtcacttcGTATtagttccgctgctcgttttttattttttagaccagttgggtcttttattttaatttgatcgttttagtttctactgtacgatgttttattttagtattgtgatttttggtcacccataaaaaaacatttatgtcaaaagagTCCTCACTTTAATCGGACTCCATACAAAGCAACGCCACATTCCGGCgatgtattaatttgttaataatttattactaaatctatttctcatttgtattattttaaataaacgcgattagtattaaaaaaagaaatcgatTTTGTCCCATTACAAAACGACGCATGACGTTGACGTGGTCATCTGCGTATCACCTTAAACGTCGATCACTAGGCAACGAGCGCGTAGCGTACCttctacaaacaacaaacattgatttgacgagccgctggatgagacggagcgatcttcagatttgcattttccatttcttgactttattgatacattcatttcgttaatttattcatttatcaatacattttcatctgaattactcagtgtcatatttttgtctggttttaacatttcttgtttttaacgtATTCTCAGTCCGTGAGTTGTTATTTtcacaggtcagatgacatcgttcatCGGAGGAAGCTCTTGTGgagctggcgtaccgagggatcagatcgcctcgttgttcgtgggggaccttcatccagaagtgtccgagttcgtcctccatcagacgttcagcccgttcggtccgatccagtccgtgcgggtctgcagagacagggtgactcggcgatccctgcggtatggttatgttaactttgttaaccacGCCAATGGTAAGTTATCTCTCCGttcttcaccttgacatcttggtaataaacatttgaatttgaaatttcagccttgtgtatttttctcctcgatgttgtttcctgtaaatcatctttaaattagGCTATGTGAAGTGTGCCGTACAAACAAACTTGCTaggtcttgtctcttatcaactctgtctttcagctgaGAGCGCCATGGACAGCCTGATGtgtcaggatcttctgggcagacccatgcggatcatgttctcccagcgtgattccactctgaggacgactggggtcgggaacatcttcatcaagggtctggccagcagcatcgatggtgccagCCTTTATGACTGCTTCTcaatttttgggaagatcctgtcctgcaaggtaatatctgcagtttgattgttttcttgtataaggtagatcatgtgttgatgtctgaattcatgTTGGTCGTCAAGGCGGTCTGCGATGCACATggatccaaaggttatggattcgtccactttgccacctttgaagcggcagagaaggccatcaaagcgcttgatggcatgttgttggacgaccagctagtgtaagtggatttcagttgtacttcttgtactttgtcttgtctaatcgaATAGTGTTGAGctcgtttggtttgtgttttaaaggtccattggccactttaaaacctttcaagAGCGTCATGTTGAGCAGCAGGTCATGGCTCAGGACAACGAGAGGCACTACCCGGTATCCAAACCCTTTGATCACCTAACGAATCTTTAGCGAATGTTGAAGCGttcttgtgttactgactggatcttgtctgttcgacagggggtgagtctgtacgtgtgtaacctgccctatagcttcagtgagcagcagctgtacagagcgttttcaccctttggaagcatcatcagtgccaaggtatgacgctcattgttttattgagatTAGTAAttaacaatcgaagtgaaagactaAATCGAgtgcttttctctgttcagttgataatggaggccggacgcagccgaggctTTGGATtcgtcagcttctccaccctcaaCGATGCGACCACGGCCGCGTCTGTCATGAACGGGCgagtggttgccggcagggcgttgcgggtcactctgtctcgtcactatgagcagaagacccaggctgagaagcaggacagcagcagtgaatcgcttcctgctggacggtttacgtctgctgttccacaagtgagatgagccactattacaggttTCTCGAGATTGAAAGGCAATAacaattcatgtaattagctgaacttcgtttttGCATGTGgcaggttcaaaaacgccttgacgttcAGCCTGAAAACCAGCTCGCGCTCCAGCCcgtcagtcgacagacagcAGCGTGCGACCTCGCTCAGAGTCAGTAGCCTCTTCATATCTTACTCATTCTGCaaatgatgcttcgtcagccccttcgtattcacattattattcactcccaagtatttatagaggatgtacatctttccatgtctacaggtgagagtctctGTCCAccgatgcctgtcgtcctgtgggatgatgttCGTACTCGGCCTcagcgcctgctggtctctcaggtgcttctGGAATACCGGGTCAGTGCTCACGCATCATGCATCtgatctcacttcgaccacttCTAGATTACAGAAACAAGTGAGGAATAGTATTCAAATAATAGactgatgtatgttggtgtgcgcaggcaagccaagcagagctGGATGTCTTGCGTCCTatgcgactgctcgccctgcctgcacccagtgatgatacggaagttatcactcactgtgagtagcttcacgttttattaatcagacttgtgtatgtttctcttggattatcactttagatttaataagacaaacaaacactcttggagagctttaattgcttcatacgactgtcttttctcttgtttcccgcagtatctcagattcccaaaattctgcctgatggtgcaacagctcccgtcaaaacacaagctcaacaggtagaaatctctttatgaaactttggatcattcaaactttgagttgaattaaacaatggcttacacatctttctctctactgtaacagcttggtgagtcttcacatcggtcaccatccacgtgggggcgccggttctggacgacattaaatagatgttcggagtccagaagcctgagctgccccaccagctggagcatcgtgaatctacagacaacacgcagacattgtaagtgtcagaattctgctgttaaaatatAGCAATGCGTGAATCAATGCTATGAGGCTGTGCTTGAGCAGACAGAGTTGTTATGTGGCGTTAAAAGTAAAGGttgtgcttgtgttagtgtgtaaacactcgtgtctgtgtttttacagacaaatggatctatggcagaacagTCCCGCGGAacaagaccaacatgaagctttgatGAACACGTCAAAgcttttcattgtaaataactgtacataatgtaaataaaatagcataagaatgaatttgagtctgaatttttctaagcatagactttttattgatctgggtcagctttaaaagctgcttttgtaaacaatatagatacagaaaagtgttttatcagcaaacacatcactttactttttatgaatgtatgtaccatatcgaacactttacattgctcataaaatgttcctgtagctcagatttgtttgtattgcaaaggtcaggaattagattctcagggaacacatgttgatagaatctacaactttaatgcaacctgaagtcactttggataaaaagcaaacaagaggcaaacatgaattttaagagCCAAGCTTGTGTACGTTTAGTGGGATTTTGTATGACGCCTTGAAAGTTCattgaagaatgtaaatgtttcgtaGGATTGTGCAGGATACaatgatataaatgaaaacaagaatgttatttggcttttaaacagctttatttacaatgcattcataCCAAGTTAAAGACCAAACAGTCAACTAAATTTTAACATACAGCATTCATGCGTAAAGACATTAACTGAGAGTCTTCACAGCCATTTCCCTGATGTCAATGACACACTAAAACCCAGAGCCTGCCTTGTTGTTCAACATCATAGAGCCCGTCATCCTATGACGTAACACCATCCATGAAAGTTGCATTCAACCTTTGACGAAGTGGTCACTACACGTACTCTGGCGAAAGTTACGGCTCTTCATCTGCGTTTTGCGCTTCAGAAAAGCAGtgacgtgacgtcatgtgaaaacgaCATTCGAACGATATCTTAAAagaatctgtaaaaatattaaactcgcAGACGTAAATAAGTTTATACgacacaaaataatgcaatggaaaagctgaaaattaaataaaaatgtattagtaacaGTTAAGAAATACGAATCTGTAAATccatcgttttgtgtagaattttaaatcGGCCTAATtcgtaaaacattaaaaatcgctttaaaaactaaaagtctaaaaaaatctacaaatgaataaattagatgaataataaatgaatataaataatgcattaatcatACCGTTATGTTGTAGGGCACGCGCAGCTTGGGAGAAGgcgttcattgagcctacgtcacttcGTATtagttccgctgctcgttttttattttttagaccagttgggtcttttattttaatttgatcgttttagtttctactgtacgatgttttattttagtattgtgatttttggtcacccataaaaaaacatttatgtcaaaagagTCCTCACTTTAATCGGACTCCATACAAAGCAACGCCACATTCCGGCgatgtattaatttgttaataatttattactaaatctatttctcatttgtattattttaaataaacgcgattagtattaaaaaaagaaatcgatTTTGTCCCATTACAAAACGACGCATGACGTTGACGTGGTCATCTGCGTATCACCTTAAACGTCGATCACTAGGCAACGAACGTAGCGTACCttctacaaacaacaaacattgatttgacgagccgctggatgagacggagcgatcttcagatttgcattttccatttcttgactttattgattcattcatttcgttaatttattcatttatcaatacattttcatctgaattactcagtgtcatatttttgtctggttttaacatttcttgtttttaacgtATTCTCAGTCCGTGAGTTGTTATTTtcacaggtcagatgacatcgttcatCGGAGGAAGCTCTTGTGgagctggcgtaccgagggatcagatcgcctcgttgttcgtgggggaccttcatccagaagtgtccgagttcgtcctccatcagacgttcagcccgttcggtccgatccagtccgtgcgggtctgcagagacagggtgactcggcgatccctgcggtatggttatgttaactttgttaaccacGCCAATGGTAAGTTATCTCTCCGttcttcaccttgacatcttggtaataaacatttgaatttgaaatttcagccttgtgtatttttctcctcgatgttgtttcctgtaaatcatctttaaattagGCTATGTGAAGTGTGCCGTACAAACAAACTTGCTaggtcttgtctcttatcaactctgtctttcagctgaGAGCGCCATGGACAGCCTGATGtgtcaggatcttctgggcagacccatgcggatcatgttctcccagcgtgatcccactctgaggacgactggggtcgggaacatcttcatcaagggtctggccagcagcatcgatggtgccagCCTTTATGACTGCTTCTcaatttttgggaagatcctgtcctgcaaggtaatatctgcagtttgattgttttcttgtataaggtagatcatgtgttgatgtctgaattcatgTTGGTCGTCAAGGCGGTCTGCGATGCACATggatccaaaggttatggattcgtccactttgccacccttgaagcggcagagaaggccatcaaagcgcttgatggcatgttgttggacgaccagctagtgtaagtggatttcagttgtacttcttgtactttgtcttgtctaatcgaATAGTGTTGAGctcgtttggtttgtgttttaaaggtccattggccactttaaaacctttcaagAGCGTCATGTTGAGCAGCAGGTCATGGCTCAGGACAACGAGAGGCACTACCCGGTATCCAAACCCTTTGATCACCTAACGAATCTTTAGCGAATGTTGAAGCGttcttgtgttactgactggatcttgtctgttcgacagggggtgagtctgtacgtgtgtaacctgccctatagcttcagtgagcagcagctgtacagagcgttttcaccctttggaagcatcatcagtgccaaggtatgacgctcattgttttattgagatTAGTAAttaacaatcgaagtgaaagacttaaacgagtgcttttctctgttcagttgatgatggaggccggacgcagccgaggctTTGGATTCGTCAGCTTCTCCAACCTCAACTATGCGACCACGGCCGCGTCTGTCATGAACGGGCgagtggttgccggcagggcgttgcgggtcactctgtctcgtcacaatgagcagaagacccaggctgagaagcaggacagcagcagtgaatcgcttcctgctggacggtttacgtctgctgttcctcaagtgagatgagccactattacaggttTCTCGAGATTGAAAGGCAATAacaattcatgtaattagctgaacttcgtttttGCATGTGgcaggttcaaaaacgccttgacgttcAGCCTGAAAACCAGCTCGCGCTCCAGCCcgtcagtcgacagacagcAGCGTGCGACCTCGCTCAGAGTCAGTAGCCTCTTCATATCTTACTCATTCTGCaaatgatgcttcgtcagccccttcgtattcacattattattcactcccaagtatttatagaggatgtacatctttccatgtctacaggtgagagtctccgcccaccgatgcctgtcgtcctgtgggatgatgttCGTACTCGGCCTcagcgcctgctggtctctcaggtgcttctGGAATACCGGGTCAGTGCTCACGCATCATGCATCtgatctcacttcgaccacttCTAGATTACAGAAACAAGTGAGGAATAGTATTCAAATAATAGactgatgtatgttggtgtgcgcaggcaagccaagcaga
Proteins encoded:
- the LOC130412998 gene encoding embryonic polyadenylate-binding protein A-like yields the protein MDSLMCQDLLGRPMRIMFSQRDSTLRTTGVGNIFIKGLASSIDGASLYDCFSIFGKILSCKAVCDAHGSKGYGFVHFATFEAAEKAIKALDGMLLDDQLVSIGHFKTFQERHVEQQVMAQDNERHYPVSKPFDHLTNL
- the LOC130412916 gene encoding polyadenylate-binding protein 3-like; its protein translation is MEAGRSRGFGFVSFSTLNDATTAASVMNGRVVAGRALRVTLSRHYEQKTQAEKQDSSSESLPAGRFTSAVPQVQKRLDVQPENQLALQPVSRQTAACDLAQSESLCPPMPVVLWDDVRTRPQRLLVSQVLLEYRVSAHASCI
- the LOC130413123 gene encoding embryonic polyadenylate-binding protein-like; protein product: MDSLMCQDLLGRPMRIMFSQRDPTLRTTGVGNIFIKGLASSIDGASLYDCFSIFGKILSCKAVCDAHGSKGYGFVHFATLEAAEKAIKALDGMLLDDQLVSIGHFKTFQERHVEQQVMAQDNERHYPVQKRLDVQPENQLALQPVSRQTAACDLAQSQ